The genome window AACTCACTTCGGATCTGAGAATGTAAATATACTGCTTCATGGCTCAATGACCAAGGACCCCCATCTTCCAACGGGGAGGTAATTGTGCATAACGGTTTCTTATCAGCTGAAGAGCAAAGATTGACAGCAATACCTGCAAGCCTAGCACCAAACCCCGTCTCAAACTAGTCAGATTTGAAGTTACAGTTAGCAGTATTACAATAGTATCAGTTGATGTTTTCCtttgaaaagcaaaataaaaataaaaaccataaGTTTGAATCGCCATGCGCGGATATGGGGATTATCCAATGCCACCATTTCCAAGCAATTCGGAAAATGAATGAGTATGTAACATCTAGGATTTAAAAACTGCCACTTACAATGCTACATTACACCATAGTAAATTCTAGCAAACACAACTTCATTTCCTGCAAATTCTACTCTCAAGTAGCAACAGTACATTTTTCCATCCTATAATAGTGCAAGGTTCAGAAGAGTCTAGGATGCACAATCAAATTGATGCATTTTCTACCACCTTTTTGTTACTGTTGCTCCGCTGAAAGTTTGTCTGATCAAATCAATGCATGTGAACTGAATGTTTCATCTCTTTAGAATTCCTTAGAACTTAGAAAGGTCTGCTAGCAAAGAACAGAGCATAAAActcaattgattttttttatttgatgcaCTAGTTGCCCTTAGAAGAGAAGTTCTTCCTAAAATACCCTCTTCTGAGGAAAAACAACTACATACCGGCAATTGAAACACTGATGTTACGAGATACTCGGTGTTCACAAGTTTAGTCTATTCCTATTCAAGTGGCATACCAGAAGTGTTACCAAGGGACACCTTAACTAGTTTGTGCACCTCATATGCCATCTTCCTCCTAGAAAGCCTGGTTATTCGACTATTACGATAGCCTAGGACTAATGTGACTCGCTATCTCCTAGAACTTAGTCCAACAAAGACATGAATGCCCACATTAGATCAAGCAACATTACGCACAAAACTTCACCCACAACTATTCAAGTAATGTGATCCTCGATCTAGTTAATTCAAGTATAATCATATTCAGCTGACATTATAGCTACAAAGAACAAATGATGGATCCAACTAATTACACTAATCAACTTCTGCAACAAATTGCAGATTCAAGACACAAACTCAAAGCTGCCCAAAAATATAAACCACATTAGTACCTTAAATCTTCAACCCTCATTTTGAGACAGGCTTTTGGAGAAGAGCAGACAAGTAAACCTCTCCATTCTTCAACCCACCCGAATCGTTCTTGCTCGCCGTCGCCCACTTCACCTTCCTGTACCCCAATTTCCCAAACAACGGTCCAAAAACCTTATCAAGATCCGCCTCTTTGCTGAAAAAATGGTCCAGCCACAAGTACCCTCCTCCCCTCAACACTCTATCCGCATCAAACAGCAGAAACTCCAACGCCGTCACCGGTATCCATCGGTTCACGGCGTGCCCGCACCTCACCAGATCCACCACACCATCGAACACCGGCAGCCGCTGCTGCAGCGGCGCGTGAATCGGCACCAGCCCCCTCAGCGCCACCGCCTCATTGTTGGGGATCCCGAGGTTCATGGTCGTGGTGACAATGGTGACATTGTAGAGCTTCATTCTCGCCGCGAAGGACCCGGTCCCGCCGCCGATGTCGACGCCGAGCCGGAGGACCGAGTTGGCCGCCTTGGCGATTTGGAAGAGCTGAGGGATGGGGAGGTCGAGCTCGGACTTGTAAGTCATGAAATTGACCACTTCGTGAGGCGGGTCGAAGCCCAAATTGAGGTTCTGGCGGTTGAGGCAGCTGAAGCTTTTGCATGAATACTTGGTCCACAAGACATTGGCGTCTGGAAGCGAAGAAGGAAATGGGTTCTGAGGGAGAGAAGAAGTGGATTTTGGCGGGGTTTTGGTGAAGCAGCGGCGGCGAGGAAGAGGGTGGCAGCCGCGCAGAATGAGTGACTCGGCGAGGTCCGAGTCAAGAGGgcagagagagaagggggTGTAGGTCATGTACTTGTGGAGGAGTTCAGGGTGGTTGTGGCAGGAGGAGGCTATGGGGGAGAGCTGAGAGTAGAGGAGGAGATCTGAGGGGATGGTGGGTTTGGCTGCTTTGGTGGTGGCCGGTGGAGATGGGTGGTGGCGCGTGAGGTGATTGATGGTGGCGCGGATGGTGTGGAGctggtggaggaggtggtcGGGGACTGGCTGTGGAGCTGCGGATTTGGGGGTTTGGATAGTGGAGGAGAGATGGTAGAGTGAGAGTATGTTGGTGGCCACCATAGCCATCAAGAGCAGCAGGTTCAGGCCCATTGTGAAACCCATTTGCttcactctcactctctcttctctctctatatttctggctttttcttttggggaaTTGCAAATTTTTGAGATTTTGGTTTTGAGCTTCTTCTTGAATCTAATGTCTCGGTGCAGTGACCGTTTGACTTACCAGTGAAGTAAGTGAGTGGCTTTTTCAGCTCTTAGCAGAAGCAGAGTGTGGGGCCTGCTTGTGTGTGAACAAGGGTACGGATTTAAGATTTTGATATATGATTTTGTCCGTTCGATTAGGACAAGTTATGTGGGTTTCCAGATGAGGCAGGTTGATGTAGATTTTGGAGTGGTGGAATCCAATGgctgaaaactgaaaaaaaaattgcatggGTTGGCAATCAGGactttgaatttattttatttcctcttttgtcattttgttttcctcttttattTGCAGCCCCTGTGGGTTTTTaggaaattaaattattaaaataaaagtaaataaataatgaataTGGGACTGGGGGCACGTTGGACTTTTTGGACCGACTTGCATTTCATGCAGATTTTTATATTGCTGTTATCAGAGCAGAGGATTAAGAAAATATTACCATGTTTTTAGGGACTGCTTGTCCTCAGTGACCTTAGCCAAACCCAATTAATGCAGACACTGTATATAGTTCAACCCAAAGATCTCGcttgcttttcctttttaacaaTTAGATTCATTTTTACTATATTTAGCAGGACCATTAACCTTGAAAATATgtaattcaatataaaatatgtTCATCACATTCAcattgataaaataaaagaataaaaaaaaggagtgaGTTGTAGCTTAAGtagtaaataatatttatcaAACACCCGAGTTTTTAGATTTGATTATTCTTCCTCTCGCTTGCACGGTTATACTAATGAAACTTTTCCAGCCGGATTAGAGAACAATTAAACTTTTCTAAAGGCATCCTTATTCTTAAATGGATAGCCGCCCAACCTATTCCGGCCGGATCAAAGAACAATGAAACTTTTCTAAAGTACCAACCAAATCATGCCCATCTGATCTTGTGGAATATATAGGATCTTTCCCACTAGACTAAGAATTAGTTGGTTAAACAATGAACTTGTAACTTATATGATCAATAATATTTACCTATGTATTCAAAGTTCTATATTCGATTCCCCATAAAGTAATGAAGGATTCACTTGATTTTTCTGGGTCTTGTAATCATGCCTTAAGGTTCAACAtataaaagagagagacagagaacaAAACagattaaaaacaaagagttgacccaaaagaaagattgaaaataaaaacaaatagggaagaaaatattcatGCATAAGATTGggttataaattaaaaagaaagaggcccattttcttttagaagtgggctaaaaaaatattattcgGGGCCTGTGCCATCGTCCAGCCTGATAGAAAAGATAGTTTGTTAAAAACACACAAGGGTGTTTGTGTTTCTACCTTGCAATAATGCACTTCCCAATCCAACAAAATGTTCGAGTTCCCTTCCCATTGCAGAGttttgcttttccttttttcaatttgtttttaggGTTAAAATTGGAAGTTTCAATTTTGCTGGGTAGGAAACAAAATTGACCAACCCGCGTATATCACAGCAGCTTTCGTTGGTGAGAGCAAGAGTCGTATATAAAAGGCTAACTCGAGAATCCGACACCTGCCTAACGCAACTTTGGTTTCCTTTCCTCTGGTTGGAGCACTAGATCGCTATCCACAGCTTGAATCAATGGTAATGGTAACCTACTCTCTACTATTTTCCATTTCATTGTtatctttttcactttcagATACCAAATGCAGCGTTAGGGTTTGGAAATGCTCGTGTAGATTTCATGTCTATTTTATCTTCGTTCCCCAAATTAAGGCTTGAGTTGAGTAATTCACACTCTTTGATGGTGTTTTGCTTATTCTAATTTTGTGTGGTGGTGTGATTTTATTTGGGATTCTGGTGTGCAATTGGCCAATAAATGAATATTGGGAGCTCAGTATTTACTGATTTTGTAAGAGGAAGAGTAATTTTCAGGGTTGGGCTTGGCTTTTATGCTTAGCAGGCATGGCAAGTAATATGCTTTGAAAGAACAGCTATTATCACTAGAGTTATAAACTTATAAGCAAATACTCCCTGAAACATGCTCCAATATAGTTAGGTAGTTCTATTGGTGCATATATGTGTAGTCTCTGTTGAAGAGTTTTTTTAGACTGTTTAGGCCATTGTAGGGTGTTCCAGACTGCgtgttgaaattttcaattccatATGTGCGTCTGTATGGCTTTTGCTAGTGTTGCAACGAGATGCTAGATTTGCTTCAGAAGTCCTGCtgttcttcttttgctttttcattttgtatctGAGATGCAAGATTTGCGATTCAATGGGGTTTGGGAGGGGGGATCAGGAACATCTGTTCTGATTTCACGGTCCTCGTGTGTTCCTTTGCTGGTCTGAGATGTGTTGCTAAATTGCTGAATACTGTAGATATACTTACTGGTATATACATTGTGGTTGGCACAATTGTATATTTAGTCTGTATGATGATTAAGATTTTCATCATTATGATTTGTTTTGTCCcttaagtttttgtttgccCACTGGATTTGTTGTCTTCAAAATTTATTGGTCTCCTTGTTAGGATGATCCTGAACTAGAAGCAATCAGACAAAGAAGGATGCAGCGTTAGGGTTTGGAAATGCTTGTGCAGATTTCATGTCTATTTTATCTTCGTTCCCCAAATTAGGGCTTGAGTTGAGTAATTCACAATCTTTGATGTTGTTTTGCATAATTCTAATTTTGTGTGGTGTTGTGATTTTATTTGGGATTCTGGTATGCAATTGGCCAAGAAATGAATATTGGATATTTGGGAGCtcaatttttacttttgagTAGTTGTCAGGGTTGGGCATGGCTGTTACACTGAGCAGGCATAGCAAATAATAGGTTTTGAAAGAACAGCTATTATCACACGAGTTATAAGCAAATACTTCCTGAAACAGGCTCCAAGAGAGTTAGGTAGTTCTTTTGGTGCATATATCTGCAGTCTCTGTTGAGGAGATTTTTTAGACTGTCTTGGCCATTGTAGGGTGTTCCGgactgttttgaaattttcaatttcttttttattttgtatctgCGATGCCATGGGGTTTGGAGGATTAGGAACATGGGTTCTGATTTCACAGTCATCATGTGTTTCTTTGCTGGTCTGAGATGTGTTGCAACTTGCTAAATACATGTAGATATGCTTACTGATATACAGTGTGGTTGGCacaattttatatttagtcagtatgatgattatgattttaatcattatgatttgtttttttccttaagtTTTTGTTACTTATTGCTCTCCATTTTAGGCGGATCCTGAATTAGAAGCAATCAGACAAAGAAGAATGCAGGAGCTTATGGCTCAACATGGTGTGGTAAGCAATCAACTTGGGTTTATCTGAGTGTTTTAGCTAAAAACGTGCAGTGGCATTTTTTGTGATTTCGTGCTGATCTCGCCACCTTGCATTGATTGATAGGGAGGGTCCGGAGGGAAACAACAAAATCCGGAACAGCAGAGGGCAAATGAAGATGCCAAGAGGTTGGGTTTCAAATCAATTAGGGAATtagttttttctgttttgtttttccagaAAGTTCTTATTGATTTGATACATAAGGAAATTAACTTAGGGAGGCTGAAGAACGGAGGCAGATGATGCTTAGTCAGATTGTGTCAGCGGAAGCTCGTGAAAGAAGTAAGTTGATATCTGAAATTGGCGTTTCATGATTATTATTCTTGCGCTCCTTGGAAAATTTACCATTATTATCACTTCTCCTCTTTTAGAAAAGCCTATTCTTGGTTTAGGATACTATGTTTGGATTATTTTTATGACAATAGTTAATAAACCATGGTACTTTGATATCTTGGCACAAGATTTAGGCGgtttaaaataagaaagatgGAGTATGATACGTTGTTAATCTGGGCTGTTGTCTGTTTGCAGTTCAGTAACATGCATAAGTGTATAGCAATTCATACTCTGGGTTAGGCTTATCTGTTGATCTAATACACTTAGTGCTATGCATGTGTAGTTGCTCGAATCGCTTTGGTGAAACCTGAGAAGGCAAAGGGTGTTGAAGATGTTATACTGAGAGCTGCTCAAATGGGCCAGATAGCTGAGAAGGTATGGTGTGATATTTCATATTGTGGTCGCTTTTATAGTTTCTTCACAGGgcttaatattttttaagtgCATTAACAAGAGTTTGTTTTTAGGTTTCCGAAGAGAGGCTCATTTCGTTGTTGGAGCAGATCAACAACCAAACAACAAAACAGACCAAAGTCACTGTAAGTGATGATCAATTTGTAATGATATTTCTTTCGGTTAAATTTTACATGTAAAATTGAACTGATTTTTGCCCCATGTCTTGGATTACTCTTATTCTTCCAGATTCAGAGGCGTCGGAGCgt of Prunus dulcis chromosome 4, ALMONDv2, whole genome shotgun sequence contains these proteins:
- the LOC117623781 gene encoding uncharacterized protein LOC117623781, which gives rise to MGFTMGLNLLLLMAMVATNILSLYHLSSTIQTPKSAAPQPVPDHLLHQLHTIRATINHLTRHHPSPPATTKAAKPTIPSDLLLYSQLSPIASSCHNHPELLHKYMTYTPFSLCPLDSDLAESLILRGCHPLPRRRCFTKTPPKSTSSLPQNPFPSSLPDANVLWTKYSCKSFSCLNRQNLNLGFDPPHEVVNFMTYKSELDLPIPQLFQIAKAANSVLRLGVDIGGGTGSFAARMKLYNVTIVTTTMNLGIPNNEAVALRGLVPIHAPLQQRLPVFDGVVDLVRCGHAVNRWIPVTALEFLLFDADRVLRGGGYLWLDHFFSKEADLDKVFGPLFGKLGYRKVKWATASKNDSGGLKNGEVYLSALLQKPVSK
- the LOC117626447 gene encoding DNA-binding protein DDB_G0278111 isoform X1, coding for MADPELEAIRQRRMQELMAQHGVGGSGGKQQNPEQQRANEDAKREAEERRQMMLSQIVSAEARERIARIALVKPEKAKGVEDVILRAAQMGQIAEKVSEERLISLLEQINNQTTKQTKVTIQRRRSVLDDDD
- the LOC117626447 gene encoding DNA-binding protein DDB_G0278111 isoform X2, whose protein sequence is MQELMAQHGVGGSGGKQQNPEQQRANEDAKREAEERRQMMLSQIVSAEARERIARIALVKPEKAKGVEDVILRAAQMGQIAEKVSEERLISLLEQINNQTTKQTKVTIQRRRSVLDDDD